The Thalassotalea sp. HSM 43 genome window below encodes:
- a CDS encoding DUF2789 domain-containing protein: MDLSQHNLKNLFAQLGLDSSDASMKIFIERHKGVPEHMHLSQAPFWKPSQSRFIEQAIEQDSDWSEIVDVLDSMLR; the protein is encoded by the coding sequence ATGGATTTATCACAACATAATTTAAAAAACCTGTTTGCACAATTAGGTTTGGATAGCAGTGATGCGTCAATGAAGATATTTATTGAGCGTCATAAAGGCGTACCAGAGCACATGCATCTATCGCAGGCCCCATTTTGGAAGCCGTCTCAATCACGATTTATTGAGCAGGCCATTGAGCAAGATTCAGATTGGAGCGAAATTGTCGATGTACTCGACAGTATGTTGCGTTGA
- the syd gene encoding SecY-interacting protein, which produces MSPLQKSLAQFAKGYAEFHQQKTAKLPIIEHDDDWPSPCELGAIDGDGFISWQAVDIEDELSFDNVEKALELTLHNDIKEYFMAVYSEAIPCRCEQGELELLLAWNGKDFERLQQNLIGHVLMKRRLQQAETLFFAVTDQEEINLVIKNDNGEVWAEPVGLEPSKFVAKNLQEFIASLSYSQQEAEQ; this is translated from the coding sequence ATGAGTCCATTACAAAAAAGCCTTGCCCAGTTCGCCAAGGGCTACGCAGAGTTCCATCAACAAAAAACCGCTAAATTGCCAATCATCGAACATGATGACGATTGGCCGTCTCCATGTGAGCTAGGTGCCATTGATGGTGATGGCTTTATTAGCTGGCAAGCTGTTGATATAGAAGATGAATTAAGCTTTGATAATGTTGAAAAAGCGCTAGAACTAACGCTGCATAACGATATCAAAGAATATTTTATGGCAGTGTATTCAGAAGCGATTCCTTGTCGCTGTGAGCAAGGGGAATTAGAGTTATTGCTGGCCTGGAATGGCAAAGATTTTGAACGACTGCAACAAAATTTGATTGGTCATGTACTAATGAAACGTCGTTTACAACAAGCAGAAACGCTGTTTTTTGCGGTAACCGATCAAGAAGAAATTAACTTGGTAATAAAAAACGATAATGGTGAAGTATGGGCCGAACCTGTCGGCTTAGAGCCGAGCAAGTTCGTTGCGAAAAACCTACAAGAGTTTATTGCTAGCCTGAGCTACAGTCAGCAAGAAGCCGAGCAATAG
- the ppnN gene encoding nucleotide 5'-monophosphate nucleosidase PpnN, producing MQIELNPVGNMCLLSPLEVDLLQHSANSELYQLYRNCSLAVLNVGSTTDDAEAIYETYKDFDIQVLKRERGVKLRLINPPSHAFVDGKIIKGIQEQLSAVLRDILFISSRYLSQPKPRPQSLITHIVFDIIRNADAIKLEADPSLITCWGGHSINHVEYKYCKEVGYELGLRHINICTGCGPGAMKGPMKGATFGHAKQRNDSGRYVGLTEPSIIAAEPPNTIVNELVIMPDIEKRLEAFVRLSHGLIIFPGGAGTAEELLYVLGILLHPENKLQKLPIVLTGPKEAAQYFADLDKFIGEVLGAEAQNLYSIIIDDPEQVAQYLKDQVNSVISYRKAVGDSYHYNWTLEIEAQFQQPFEPSHDNMADLRINKDMPVNELAANLRRVFSGIVAGNVKPQWVRNIRQHGPYEISGDKEIMTHMDNLLSSFVKQQRMKLQGEYTPCYKIVSQ from the coding sequence ATGCAAATCGAATTGAACCCAGTCGGCAACATGTGTCTTCTTTCGCCACTTGAAGTGGATCTTCTCCAGCATTCTGCCAATTCAGAACTTTATCAGCTTTATCGCAACTGCTCGCTCGCGGTGTTAAACGTTGGCAGTACTACCGACGATGCTGAAGCCATTTACGAAACATACAAAGATTTTGATATTCAAGTACTTAAACGAGAGCGTGGCGTTAAACTACGTTTAATTAACCCACCAAGCCATGCCTTTGTAGACGGTAAAATCATCAAAGGTATTCAAGAACAGTTGTCGGCGGTGTTACGCGATATCTTATTTATCTCCAGTCGCTATTTATCACAACCTAAACCTAGGCCGCAAAGCCTGATCACCCATATTGTTTTTGACATTATCCGCAATGCCGATGCGATAAAGCTTGAAGCAGACCCGTCGCTTATCACTTGTTGGGGTGGTCACTCGATTAACCATGTGGAATACAAATACTGCAAAGAAGTCGGTTATGAACTGGGCTTACGACACATCAATATATGTACCGGTTGTGGCCCTGGGGCAATGAAAGGGCCAATGAAAGGTGCGACATTTGGTCATGCTAAACAACGTAATGACTCCGGTCGATATGTCGGTTTAACTGAGCCAAGCATTATCGCTGCCGAGCCGCCTAATACCATAGTCAATGAACTGGTGATCATGCCGGACATTGAAAAACGTTTGGAAGCTTTTGTGCGTTTAAGCCATGGCTTGATTATATTCCCAGGTGGTGCCGGTACCGCCGAAGAGTTGCTTTATGTGCTAGGCATTTTATTGCACCCAGAAAACAAGTTACAAAAATTACCGATTGTATTAACCGGCCCTAAAGAAGCGGCGCAATATTTTGCCGATTTAGACAAATTTATTGGCGAGGTGTTAGGCGCTGAAGCGCAAAACCTGTACAGCATTATTATTGATGATCCTGAGCAGGTTGCCCAATACCTAAAAGATCAGGTTAATTCGGTGATCAGTTACCGCAAAGCAGTCGGTGATTCTTATCACTATAACTGGACCTTAGAAATTGAAGCGCAATTTCAACAACCATTTGAACCAAGTCATGACAATATGGCGGATTTGCGCATCAACAAAGATATGCCGGTAAATGAGTTGGCAGCGAACTTACGCAGAGTGTTTTCAGGCATAGTGGCGGGTAATGTAAAACCGCAATGGGTGCGAAATATTCGCCAACATGGCCCCTATGAAATATCCGGTGACAAAGAAATTATGACACACATGGATAACCTGTTATCATCATTTGTTAAACAACAACGGATGAAACTGCAAGGCGAATATACGCCGTGCTATAAAATAGTTTCTCAATAA
- a CDS encoding DUF3192 domain-containing protein, whose protein sequence is MNSKVVMWIALAMGLYGAFAYGLIHYYEDDDQSAQMQWDEKEGYNRQYIAKLQLEKVDLDTILLDIGSPDITEAKKVESDNYQITFYRTQHRHSDGKTTQDECTALLFKNGSLIGIGESAYNDYKSYVATFDNQ, encoded by the coding sequence ATGAACAGTAAAGTTGTCATGTGGATAGCCTTGGCAATGGGACTCTACGGAGCCTTTGCCTATGGTCTAATACATTATTATGAAGACGATGATCAATCCGCTCAAATGCAATGGGATGAAAAAGAAGGTTATAACCGCCAATACATCGCTAAATTGCAACTCGAAAAGGTTGATTTAGACACCATCCTTTTGGATATTGGTAGCCCCGATATTACCGAAGCGAAAAAAGTTGAAAGCGATAACTATCAGATCACCTTTTATCGTACTCAGCATCGCCACTCAGATGGTAAAACAACGCAAGATGAGTGTACGGCGTTATTATTTAAAAATGGCAGTTTAATTGGCATAGGTGAAAGCGCCTACAACGATTATAAGAGCTATGTCGCCACTTTTGACAATCAATAA
- the queF gene encoding NADPH-dependent 7-cyano-7-deazaguanine reductase QueF (Catalyzes the NADPH-dependent reduction of 7-cyano-7-deazaguanine (preQ0) to 7-aminomethyl-7-deazaguanine (preQ1) in queuosine biosynthesis) — translation MSKYSNRDELKSLVLGKTTDYTSDYAPHLLQAVPRSLNRDDLNLSGELPFKGEDVWYGYELSWLNNKGKPVVAVAEFRIPCTSDNLIESKSFKLYLNSFNQSRFARWQDVEQTLGKDLSKTANAEVSVTLFAVDDCPALAISDIDAVCIDDLDIDINDYQFDRTLLANASDKGAVVSEQLISHLLKSNCLITNQPDWGSVYISYRGKQIDKEQLLRYLISFRQHNEFHEQCVERIYTDIMEFCQPESLTVFARYTRRGGLDINPFRSSEFAIAPQNRTLRQ, via the coding sequence ATGTCAAAATATTCAAATCGTGATGAACTCAAATCATTGGTCCTTGGTAAAACCACCGACTACACCAGTGACTATGCGCCACATTTATTGCAAGCCGTTCCTCGTTCGTTAAATCGAGATGATTTGAACCTGAGCGGTGAACTGCCATTTAAAGGTGAGGATGTTTGGTATGGCTACGAACTGTCTTGGCTAAATAACAAAGGTAAACCCGTGGTTGCGGTTGCCGAATTTCGCATCCCGTGTACCAGTGATAATTTGATCGAATCAAAATCATTTAAGTTGTATTTAAACAGCTTTAATCAAAGCCGCTTTGCCCGTTGGCAAGACGTTGAGCAAACACTTGGCAAAGACCTAAGTAAAACCGCAAATGCCGAGGTAAGTGTGACTTTGTTTGCAGTGGACGACTGCCCTGCGTTGGCCATTAGCGATATTGATGCGGTTTGCATTGATGATTTGGATATCGACATCAATGATTATCAATTTGACCGCACATTATTGGCAAATGCCAGTGACAAAGGCGCAGTGGTTAGTGAACAATTAATTTCCCATCTGTTGAAATCCAATTGCTTGATCACCAATCAACCGGACTGGGGCAGCGTATATATCAGTTATCGCGGCAAGCAAATCGACAAAGAACAATTGTTACGTTATTTGATTTCATTTAGACAACACAATGAGTTTCATGAGCAATGTGTTGAGCGAATCTACACCGATATAATGGAGTTTTGCCAACCGGAATCATTAACGGTATTTGCGCGCTATACTCGTCGTGGCGGCCTAGATATCAATCCGTTTCGCTCAAGTGAGTTCGCCATAGCGCCACAAAACCGCACCTTACGACAATAG
- a CDS encoding GNAT family N-acetyltransferase produces MNDVQVKTDSDVRAAYLSAPELKLAASLIYQAYHDDPVFIELFDTGSGDYEQKLRAAIREELAAFWQANQPILGIYKGEALVGVACLHSPTDGFGSERFWHWRLKMMLSAGYVSTKQMIQKEQQIIDAVPFQRFHILSFAAIHPLHQHHGFGHYLMAAVNATLEDDSSSEGVVIYVTSDKYKAFFKECDYKTLTEITVGQVTGPLMVHYRES; encoded by the coding sequence ATGAACGACGTACAAGTGAAAACGGATTCTGATGTTAGGGCAGCTTATTTGTCCGCACCAGAGCTTAAGTTAGCCGCTTCTTTGATATATCAGGCATATCACGATGATCCTGTCTTTATCGAGTTGTTTGATACCGGCAGTGGCGATTACGAACAAAAACTACGAGCAGCGATTCGTGAAGAACTGGCGGCGTTTTGGCAGGCCAATCAACCTATCTTGGGGATCTATAAGGGTGAAGCCTTAGTTGGCGTTGCCTGTTTGCATAGCCCAACCGACGGCTTTGGATCCGAGAGATTCTGGCATTGGCGGTTAAAAATGATGCTGTCAGCAGGTTATGTATCGACTAAGCAAATGATCCAAAAAGAGCAACAGATCATTGATGCTGTGCCATTTCAACGTTTTCATATCCTTTCGTTTGCGGCAATTCACCCATTACATCAGCACCACGGCTTTGGCCATTATTTGATGGCGGCGGTTAATGCCACCTTAGAAGACGATAGCAGCAGTGAAGGTGTGGTGATTTACGTTACATCCGATAAATACAAAGCGTTCTTTAAAGAGTGTGATTATAAAACGCTAACGGAAATAACCGTTGGACAAGTTACCGGACCTTTGATGGTGCATTATCGAGAATCCTAA
- a CDS encoding sigma-54-dependent transcriptional regulator codes for MQHLTNQEYLFFSKLIRAVLSNPFSDDRDILYGVVSKKYLSESEKNAKIHFFKKLQPLLNDHLAKLEQRQLTRLEHFEGMENRVMYFAFIITIYLQFVDDFDAYIEVQSQKTQNSLSFSKGAEILEQLKQRGFCPKESVRLLELLYQFRRGYLFILHGLVGQSPCMIKLRANLWNNLFTFDVLNYHQSLWNQMEDFSLFLVGETGTGKGSAAKAIGLSGHIHYDQQSQSFRDHYQDIYVESNLSQYAENLIESELFGHKKGAFTGAFDNYQGLFSRCKLNGLLFLDEIGDISESIQIKLLKVLQERTFTPVGCRQAEEFHGRIIAAANQPLAQLRYDGKIRDDFYYRLCSDIIEIPPLRRRLQEHPKELQLLTKALVKRICHEPNQGIEQTVLDALSKHIKPNYTWPGNVRELEQAIRRIILRGSYHGDRIRLNTQDPTETLLAQLADTGHDLKSLNARYCQMLYQQLGTYDAVATHTQIDRRTVKKYVDQLNAES; via the coding sequence ATGCAACATTTAACCAATCAGGAGTATTTGTTTTTTTCAAAGCTTATTCGCGCGGTGTTATCGAATCCGTTCTCTGATGACCGTGATATCCTTTATGGCGTCGTGTCGAAAAAATACCTGTCTGAATCGGAAAAAAACGCCAAAATCCACTTCTTTAAAAAGCTACAACCTCTGCTTAACGACCACTTAGCAAAGCTTGAGCAACGTCAATTGACACGGCTCGAGCATTTTGAAGGTATGGAAAATCGAGTCATGTATTTTGCCTTCATTATCACCATTTACCTGCAGTTTGTTGATGACTTTGACGCCTATATCGAGGTGCAATCACAAAAGACACAAAACAGTTTGTCTTTTAGCAAAGGTGCAGAAATCCTCGAACAGTTAAAACAACGCGGTTTTTGTCCAAAAGAATCAGTGCGATTGCTGGAGTTGTTATATCAGTTCCGACGCGGCTACTTATTTATCTTGCACGGCCTAGTTGGTCAAAGCCCTTGTATGATCAAGCTGCGCGCAAATCTATGGAATAACCTATTTACCTTTGATGTTTTAAATTATCATCAGAGTTTGTGGAACCAAATGGAAGACTTCTCACTGTTTTTAGTTGGCGAAACCGGCACAGGTAAAGGTTCTGCGGCAAAAGCTATAGGTCTATCCGGGCATATTCATTACGACCAACAAAGTCAGTCGTTTCGCGATCATTACCAAGATATTTATGTCGAATCCAACTTATCTCAATACGCCGAAAATCTGATCGAGTCGGAATTGTTTGGCCATAAAAAAGGTGCATTTACTGGTGCTTTTGACAATTACCAAGGACTGTTTAGTCGTTGCAAATTAAATGGCTTACTGTTTTTAGATGAGATTGGCGATATCAGCGAAAGCATTCAAATCAAATTATTGAAAGTGCTGCAAGAACGTACCTTTACCCCTGTAGGTTGCCGACAAGCAGAAGAGTTTCATGGTCGCATTATTGCCGCTGCTAACCAGCCACTGGCGCAATTGCGATACGATGGTAAAATCCGTGACGATTTTTACTATCGTTTATGCTCTGACATCATCGAAATTCCGCCACTTAGGCGGCGATTACAAGAACACCCAAAAGAGCTGCAATTGTTAACCAAAGCCTTGGTTAAACGTATTTGTCATGAGCCTAACCAAGGTATTGAACAGACAGTGCTTGATGCACTGAGCAAACACATCAAGCCCAATTACACTTGGCCTGGCAATGTACGGGAGCTAGAGCAGGCAATTCGACGCATTATTCTTCGCGGCAGTTACCATGGCGATCGCATACGCTTAAATACACAAGATCCGACCGAAACCTTGTTAGCGCAACTCGCTGATACCGGTCATGATTTGAAGAGCTTAAATGCTCGCTATTGTCAGATGTTGTATCAACAACTTGGCACCTATGATGCGGTTGCAACTCACACACAAATAGACAGGCGCACAGTCAAAAAATATGTCGATCAATTAAACGCTGAATCATGA
- the xni gene encoding flap endonuclease Xni — MQAHLVLIDAMNLIRRIYAAQERPYAMLDQLSDKTLAQIIHNTKVHTNSALQKILSQHQPTHALAVFDGQGQCWRHKLFADYKKGRKKMPEHLANSLADMQDSFLTHGVDSLESESDEADDLIATLAVKMAIKGQNTTIISTDKGFLPLLGHHIKVYDYFNKRDFDDDYVKTKFAVNTEQLIDYWTLTGDTTNKIPGVPGIGPVTAVELLGKYHSLSGILAATDLKISMRKNLQEHEMQIKLYQQLLTLKKDIPLGFNLKDIRLPVNNNANDVVANQEA; from the coding sequence ATGCAAGCTCATTTAGTTCTTATCGATGCAATGAACCTGATCCGCCGTATTTACGCGGCTCAGGAGCGTCCTTATGCGATGCTAGATCAATTGTCAGATAAGACGTTAGCGCAAATAATTCATAATACTAAGGTACATACCAACAGCGCTTTACAAAAAATACTCAGTCAACACCAACCCACTCATGCGTTGGCGGTGTTTGACGGTCAAGGGCAATGTTGGCGTCATAAATTATTCGCGGACTATAAAAAAGGTCGCAAGAAAATGCCAGAGCACCTGGCCAACTCTCTTGCTGATATGCAAGACAGTTTTTTAACCCATGGTGTCGATTCACTCGAGTCTGAAAGTGATGAAGCGGATGACTTAATCGCCACATTGGCGGTAAAAATGGCGATAAAAGGCCAAAACACTACGATTATCTCCACCGATAAAGGCTTTTTACCGCTGCTTGGCCATCATATTAAAGTGTATGATTATTTTAATAAGCGTGACTTTGATGATGACTATGTCAAAACTAAATTTGCCGTAAACACGGAACAATTAATCGACTATTGGACTCTAACCGGTGACACCACAAATAAAATACCAGGTGTTCCGGGCATTGGTCCTGTTACCGCAGTTGAACTGCTTGGTAAGTATCATTCATTAAGTGGCATTTTGGCGGCAACGGATCTTAAGATTTCGATGCGTAAAAATTTGCAAGAACACGAAATGCAGATCAAACTTTATCAGCAGTTGTTAACATTGAAGAAAGATATACCTTTAGGGTTTAATCTGAAAGATATTCGTTTGCCAGTAAACAATAATGCAAACGATGTAGTAGCTAATCAGGAAGCTTAA
- a CDS encoding isocitrate dehydrogenase yields MTKQTITVIPGDGIGPSIIDACIKVLDKAGCNFEYEFADAGLTALEKHGELVPEQTLELIEKNKITLKGPLTTPVGEGFTSINVTLRKKFQLYANLRPVLSFKGTRARYQNIDILTIRENTEGMYSGLGQVVSDDGETAEAMSQITREGAERIVEFAYQTARKEGRKKVTAVHKANILKSTSGLFLKVAREVGERYPDIESAEMIVDNCCMQLVMNPEQFDVIVTTNLFGDIISDLCAGLVGGLGMAPGANIGKDCAIFEAVHGSAPDIAGKNLANPSSVILASIQMLDYLGMAEQATKIRNALKEVIESGDRTTRDLGGEHGTTDFTDALLERL; encoded by the coding sequence ATGACAAAACAAACAATCACAGTGATCCCAGGTGACGGTATCGGTCCAAGCATCATCGATGCGTGTATAAAAGTATTGGACAAAGCCGGGTGTAATTTTGAATACGAATTTGCCGATGCCGGCCTTACCGCATTAGAAAAGCATGGCGAGCTGGTTCCTGAGCAAACATTAGAGTTAATTGAAAAAAACAAAATTACCCTTAAAGGCCCGTTGACGACACCTGTCGGTGAAGGCTTCACGTCGATTAACGTCACCTTGCGTAAGAAGTTTCAGTTGTATGCCAACCTACGCCCAGTATTGTCTTTCAAAGGCACCCGTGCTCGTTATCAAAACATCGATATTTTAACCATTCGTGAAAATACCGAAGGTATGTACTCTGGTTTGGGCCAAGTTGTATCAGACGATGGTGAAACCGCTGAAGCGATGAGTCAAATTACCCGCGAAGGTGCCGAGCGCATCGTTGAATTTGCTTACCAAACAGCGCGCAAAGAAGGCCGCAAAAAAGTAACTGCGGTACATAAAGCCAACATTCTAAAATCAACTTCAGGTTTGTTCTTAAAAGTAGCACGAGAAGTCGGCGAGCGTTATCCTGATATTGAGTCAGCGGAAATGATCGTTGATAACTGTTGTATGCAATTGGTGATGAACCCTGAGCAATTTGATGTGATTGTAACCACCAACTTATTTGGTGATATCATCTCTGATCTTTGTGCAGGTCTTGTCGGCGGCTTAGGTATGGCCCCAGGTGCCAATATTGGTAAAGACTGTGCCATTTTTGAAGCGGTTCATGGTAGCGCCCCTGATATCGCTGGTAAAAACCTTGCCAACCCATCATCGGTAATACTAGCGTCTATTCAAATGCTTGATTACCTTGGTATGGCTGAGCAAGCAACGAAGATCCGCAATGCCTTAAAAGAGGTTATTGAATCCGGTGATCGCACCACCCGTGATTTAGGTGGCGAGCACGGCACCACAGACTTTACAGACGCCTTGTTAGAACGTTTGTAA
- a CDS encoding DUF3192 domain-containing protein, which produces MKKSLAALLLVAPLSLGLSGCIVVATDGEGDFSHLADHEEREYENRKKIARLQVGMEYSATQDLLGVPDFTELYEKDGENIQVLFYRTNRKHSDSMTTKDECTPLVFKDGKLAAWGESAYSEI; this is translated from the coding sequence ATGAAAAAATCGTTAGCTGCTTTATTACTTGTTGCACCACTGTCTTTAGGTTTATCTGGTTGTATCGTTGTTGCAACCGACGGCGAAGGTGATTTTAGCCACTTGGCGGATCATGAAGAGCGTGAATACGAAAACCGTAAAAAGATTGCTCGCTTACAAGTAGGCATGGAATATAGCGCGACTCAAGATTTACTTGGTGTACCGGATTTCACTGAATTGTATGAAAAAGATGGCGAAAATATTCAAGTATTATTTTATCGCACCAATCGCAAGCATTCAGACAGCATGACTACCAAAGATGAATGTACACCATTGGTGTTTAAAGATGGCAAATTAGCAGCGTGGGGGGAAAGCGCTTATTCAGAAATCTAA
- a CDS encoding DUF962 domain-containing protein, translating into MATEPKQYQSFKEFYPFYLSQHKNRTCRKLHVAGSALVLFTLAYALLTSQYKLLWLLPVIGYGFAWVGHFFFEKNRPATFTYPLYSLMGDWVMFYQEIKYYLTGRSR; encoded by the coding sequence ATGGCAACCGAACCCAAACAGTACCAAAGCTTTAAAGAGTTTTATCCTTTTTATTTGTCGCAGCATAAAAACCGCACCTGCCGGAAATTACATGTTGCTGGCAGTGCTTTGGTGTTGTTTACCTTAGCTTATGCACTTTTGACCAGCCAATATAAATTGCTGTGGTTGTTGCCAGTCATAGGCTATGGTTTTGCTTGGGTAGGGCATTTCTTTTTTGAGAAGAACAGACCTGCGACCTTCACCTACCCACTTTATAGCTTGATGGGGGATTGGGTCATGTTTTATCAAGAAATAAAATATTACCTAACAGGCCGCAGCCGCTAA